In Nerophis lumbriciformis linkage group LG14, RoL_Nlum_v2.1, whole genome shotgun sequence, a single genomic region encodes these proteins:
- the LOC133616539 gene encoding GTP cyclohydrolase 1 2-like, with the protein MEMNGVVSEYRKKCVESKHNSLCKEETEPNETVDETKVSHIEKAYSTILAELGEDINREGLLRTPLRAAKAMQFFTKGYKETPQDILNDAIFDENHEEMVIVKDIDLFSLCEHHLVPFFGKAHIAYLPNKKVVGLSKIARIVEIYSRRLQVQERLTKQIASAIVEALDPTGVAVVIKAVHMCMVMRGVQKNNASTVTSVMLGAFNDDPITRKEFLNLAL; encoded by the exons ATGGAGATGAACGGAGTCGTTTCAGAGTATCGAAAGAAGTGTGTTGAGTCTAAACACAACAGTTTGTGCAAGGAAGAGACGGAACCCAACGAGACCGTAGATGAAACCAAAGTGTCTCACATAGAAAAAGCCTACAGCACAATACTGGCGGAGCTCGGAGAGGACATCAACCGAGAGGGACTTCTTCGAACACCACTTCGTGCTGCCAAAGCCATGCAGTTCTTCACCAAAGGCTACAAAGAAACCCCCCAGG ACATCTTGAATGATGCTATCTTTGATGAGAACCATGAGGAGATGGTGATTGTCAAGGACATTGACTTGTTCTCTCTGTGTGAACATCACCTGGTTCCCTTCTTTGGCAAG GCTCACATAGCatatcttccaaacaagaaagtGGTTGGTCTGAGCAAAATAGCAAG AATTGTGGAGATCTACAGTAGGAGACTTCAAG TTCAGGAGCGTCTAACCAAGCAGATCGCTTCAGCAATCGTTGAGGCGCTGGACCCTACTGGAGTGGCGGTGGTCATCAAGGCTGT TCACATGTGCATGGTGATGAGGGGTGTGCAGAAGAACAATGCAAGTACTGTGACAAGCGTCATGTTGGGAGCCTTTAATGATGACCCCATCACACGCAAGGAGTTCCTCAACCTTGCACTGTAA